One genomic region from Leptospira tipperaryensis encodes:
- a CDS encoding LIC_12071 family protein, with protein MDEREVRRVKIFKSIFYFLLLLIVCEAVALGAVAWSFLESSLASFELLKIASDNRARDTLGTLAKAAENSGLDRNYDDMNFVFNRMTKLSEKDTDGYTIKEIFLMNDAGIVLAHSNPEFLQEDLKKRKPVTLYQDALYTRAFRLRKWQIGIPVLMGEKKEVVAKSGFFSKLAGYFPEINEPEILLSAAVYHPIKLDRVAAIHMTYDRGNFRTFVAKQTELLEWLVRNYSLIALGAALFLEFVYLLLTLGNSTRQSVPDLSSRPLVEKVSHSSEMNVPVLARKSSPLDSLPIPGSLGNASAKVEEPISTPVSVAPVLTASSISVPQVASVVTQPIESSPVAVASVSHSEPSTVSPTIIASKEEVLDAIYLG; from the coding sequence ATTGATGAAAGAGAGGTCAGAAGAGTGAAGATTTTCAAAAGTATATTCTATTTTCTTTTATTGCTGATCGTCTGCGAAGCGGTCGCGCTCGGAGCCGTGGCCTGGTCGTTTTTAGAATCTTCCCTGGCTTCTTTCGAACTCTTAAAAATCGCCTCCGATAACAGAGCGAGAGACACGTTAGGCACTCTTGCAAAGGCCGCTGAAAATTCCGGCTTGGACCGTAACTACGACGATATGAACTTCGTTTTTAACAGGATGACGAAGTTGTCCGAAAAAGACACGGACGGTTATACGATCAAAGAAATCTTTTTAATGAACGACGCGGGAATCGTCCTCGCTCATTCCAATCCGGAATTTCTTCAGGAAGATTTGAAGAAGAGAAAACCGGTGACACTCTATCAAGACGCACTTTATACAAGGGCCTTTCGTCTTCGTAAATGGCAGATCGGTATTCCGGTTTTGATGGGTGAAAAAAAAGAAGTCGTGGCCAAGAGCGGTTTTTTTTCCAAACTCGCGGGTTACTTTCCTGAAATCAACGAACCCGAAATTCTTCTTTCCGCGGCCGTCTATCATCCGATCAAACTCGATCGTGTCGCTGCGATTCATATGACCTATGATCGCGGAAACTTCAGGACCTTTGTCGCCAAACAAACCGAACTTCTGGAGTGGTTGGTTCGTAATTATTCTCTCATCGCTTTGGGTGCTGCCTTATTTTTAGAATTTGTTTATCTCCTTTTGACCTTGGGCAATTCCACGAGACAATCGGTTCCTGATTTGAGCTCGAGACCTCTCGTGGAAAAGGTCTCTCATTCTTCCGAAATGAACGTTCCCGTTCTTGCGAGAAAATCGAGTCCTCTTGATTCTCTTCCGATTCCGGGAAGTCTTGGCAACGCCTCCGCCAAAGTGGAGGAGCCGATTTCAACCCCGGTTTCCGTCGCTCCCGTTTTAACCGCGTCTTCGATTTCAGTTCCGCAGGTCGCTTCCGTTGTCACACAACCGATCGAATCTTCTCCCGTTGCAGTCGCATCGGTTTCTCATTCGGAGCCGTCAACGGTAAGTCCGACGATCATCGCATCCAAAGAAGAAGTTTTGGACGCGATCTACTTAGGATAA
- the lipB gene encoding lipoyl(octanoyl) transferase LipB produces MIELKGEFPYLRYVDLQEKFRRFRKECVLYLEHGPTITGGINYNLENLLLGKDFLESQGIAVHFIQRGGDFTAHEPGQLVIYSHVDLKKRNLSIRSFLENFLGALQDAALKTWNLSLVSDPDSPGLYLQSDPTKKICSIGVNFKSFFTSYGVAFNLSNDFRAFRCIHPCGRNWTDMTSIEMLGLDAGTTKRNEFLSLVRKNLNSFLLSSENAVSH; encoded by the coding sequence ATGATCGAACTGAAAGGAGAATTTCCATACCTTCGTTATGTGGATTTGCAGGAAAAATTTCGCCGATTTCGGAAAGAATGCGTTCTGTATTTAGAACACGGTCCCACGATCACCGGCGGAATCAATTATAATCTTGAGAATCTCCTCTTAGGGAAAGATTTTCTGGAATCCCAAGGGATCGCGGTCCATTTTATTCAGAGGGGCGGGGATTTTACCGCTCACGAACCCGGCCAACTCGTGATCTATTCTCACGTGGATTTGAAAAAACGAAATCTTTCTATTCGCTCCTTTCTGGAGAATTTTTTGGGCGCTTTACAAGACGCGGCTCTGAAGACCTGGAACTTAAGCCTCGTCTCCGATCCGGATTCTCCAGGCCTTTATCTTCAATCCGATCCTACGAAGAAAATTTGTTCGATCGGCGTGAACTTTAAGTCCTTTTTTACGAGCTACGGAGTCGCTTTTAACTTGAGCAACGATTTTCGCGCCTTTCGTTGTATCCATCCCTGCGGTAGAAACTGGACGGACATGACGAGCATCGAAATGTTAGGCCTCGACGCGGGAACGACCAAACGAAACGAGTTTCTTTCCTTGGTTCGAAAAAATCTAAATTCTTTTCTTCTTTCTTCAGAAAACGCAGTTTCCCACTGA
- a CDS encoding type II toxin-antitoxin system antitoxin SocA domain-containing protein yields MEKLLEVISFILQKSPNGRDRLSLSKLIYYADGVYFQKNAKLITNQTYIHLEDSPCALDFQSALLHLRKNGLIDIKPRLTEKGISGFQIVWTGEPGEEAVDLNRQEKRIIRKILENFKNAVYDENRVYPNLYENYIISPLFAEIPFSMDTLNTKIHFFKRKTLLNISGKIFKVLFSE; encoded by the coding sequence ATGGAAAAACTTTTAGAAGTCATCTCTTTTATCCTACAAAAATCCCCAAATGGAAGGGATCGTTTGTCTCTTTCCAAGCTGATCTACTACGCGGACGGGGTTTACTTTCAAAAAAACGCAAAACTGATCACAAATCAGACTTATATCCATCTGGAAGATTCTCCCTGCGCTTTGGATTTTCAATCGGCGTTGCTTCATCTGAGAAAAAACGGTCTAATTGATATCAAGCCCAGACTTACGGAAAAAGGAATCTCAGGATTTCAAATCGTTTGGACGGGAGAACCCGGAGAGGAAGCGGTCGATCTCAATCGACAGGAGAAAAGGATCATTCGCAAGATTTTGGAAAATTTTAAGAATGCGGTCTACGATGAGAATCGGGTATATCCGAATCTCTACGAAAACTACATTATTTCCCCACTTTTTGCGGAAATTCCATTCAGCATGGATACCTTGAATACCAAAATTCACTTTTTTAAGCGGAAAACGCTTTTAAATATCTCCGGTAAAATTTTTAAGGTACTATTTAGTGAATAA
- the panD gene encoding aspartate 1-decarboxylase: MKGKIHRATVTDADLNYEGSLTVDMDLVDAAGMRVYEKVSVVNVNNGARFETYIIEGKRGSGEICLNGAAARLGMKGDKVIIITYAQVEEKELPSNYSPKVVHVDENNRKR, encoded by the coding sequence ATGAAAGGTAAAATCCACCGGGCTACGGTAACGGACGCGGACCTGAACTATGAAGGCAGTCTGACCGTAGATATGGATCTTGTGGACGCGGCGGGAATGCGGGTCTATGAGAAGGTTTCTGTTGTGAACGTAAACAACGGAGCCCGTTTCGAGACGTATATCATCGAAGGAAAACGCGGATCGGGGGAAATTTGCCTCAACGGGGCGGCCGCCAGACTCGGAATGAAGGGTGACAAGGTCATCATTATCACCTACGCGCAAGTGGAAGAGAAAGAACTTCCCTCTAATTACTCCCCAAAAGTAGTTCACGTTGACGAAAATAACCGGAAACGGTAA
- a CDS encoding STAS domain-containing protein — protein MEIRSRLSGNILKLKLKGRLDASSAEDFYSYLKTKWEEGIRKFLFSCEELEYVEAEGISVLARFENFLKNRGASSAYCAFNEECKTLLSFLGFGKTIAFFEDPSRAEEYLSLIKIQDQRSSKKESFPISQIKRNEAIQFYSSGTGTPRTSSGGSHSVYIPEIQTVPEFDVASSESPDVVSNPVSNLETGSSEHGLSSQSQRLEAFLQEEGTHSSSSPIPSKKQESVSSSESLSYSAKAALEKAIQTEKSFPKRIIYCGACSSRIRVSKPGRYQCPACQIQFDLNAMGGVRYLEKLLGT, from the coding sequence GTGGAAATCCGATCCAGACTTTCCGGGAATATTCTCAAACTCAAGTTGAAGGGGAGACTCGACGCTTCGAGCGCGGAGGATTTTTATTCTTATCTCAAAACAAAATGGGAAGAAGGAATCCGGAAATTTTTATTTTCCTGCGAAGAACTCGAATACGTAGAAGCGGAAGGAATCAGCGTACTCGCTCGTTTTGAAAACTTTCTAAAAAACAGAGGGGCTTCCTCCGCCTATTGCGCGTTCAACGAAGAGTGTAAGACGTTACTCAGCTTTCTCGGGTTTGGAAAAACCATCGCCTTTTTTGAGGATCCTTCCCGCGCGGAAGAATATCTTTCTCTTATCAAAATTCAGGATCAGAGAAGTTCTAAAAAAGAATCGTTTCCGATTTCCCAGATCAAAAGAAACGAAGCCATTCAGTTTTATTCTTCGGGAACGGGAACTCCTCGTACCAGTTCCGGCGGTTCTCACTCCGTTTATATTCCCGAAATCCAGACCGTTCCTGAATTTGATGTCGCTTCTTCGGAATCTCCCGATGTAGTTTCGAATCCGGTTTCAAATCTAGAAACCGGTTCTTCAGAGCACGGTCTTTCGAGTCAGTCTCAGAGACTCGAAGCCTTCTTACAAGAAGAGGGAACCCATTCGTCTTCTTCTCCTATCCCTTCTAAGAAACAAGAATCCGTATCTTCTTCCGAATCCTTGTCTTACTCCGCGAAGGCGGCTCTGGAAAAAGCGATTCAGACCGAGAAGAGTTTTCCAAAACGAATCATCTACTGCGGCGCTTGTAGCAGTAGAATTCGAGTTTCCAAGCCGGGAAGATACCAATGTCCGGCGTGCCAGATTCAGTTTGACCTAAATGCCATGGGCGGAGTTCGATACCTAGAAAAACTTCTAGGAACATAA